The following proteins come from a genomic window of Micromonospora zamorensis:
- a CDS encoding GNAT family N-acetyltransferase produces the protein MEIAEIKPGDDERLARVLLSLQQAAYAVEASIIGDDRIPPLRETLDELRGTPLRWLGAFDDRRLVGAIARSEDHSEVDIHRLVVDPTLHRRGVGRTLVSEVLALAGRRRTVVCTGRANLPARALYEGLGFVLVDEKEVIPDLWVTRYAVTQQLHRRVDR, from the coding sequence GTGGAGATCGCTGAAATCAAGCCCGGTGACGACGAGCGTCTGGCGCGGGTGCTGCTGTCGTTACAGCAGGCGGCCTACGCGGTGGAGGCGTCGATCATCGGTGATGATCGAATTCCGCCTTTGCGTGAGACGCTCGATGAGCTGCGAGGGACGCCGCTGCGGTGGCTCGGCGCCTTCGACGACCGACGCCTAGTCGGCGCGATAGCAAGGTCGGAGGACCACTCGGAGGTGGATATTCACCGGCTCGTCGTTGACCCAACATTGCATCGGCGGGGGGTGGGCAGAACGTTGGTGTCGGAGGTCCTCGCTTTGGCCGGTCGCCGTCGGACCGTCGTTTGCACCGGGCGAGCGAATCTACCGGCGCGGGCTCTGTACGAGGGCCTCGGCTTCGTGTTGGTTGACGAGAAGGAAGTCATCCCTGACTTGTGGGTCACGCGGTATGCCGTCACCCAGCAGCTCCACCGGCGAGTTGATCGATAG
- a CDS encoding LLM class flavin-dependent oxidoreductase codes for MRLTYQPWGETLAELADAGRRAERAGAEVLWASELHRSATGTAAALAGATSTARIGTSIVLAFTRSPMITALEALDLDELSGGRFVIGLGSGVRRLNEQWHNVPFGKPVGHLRETVYNIRLFWDACTTGAEIRADGEFEPMHIRGYERPYAVPERPIPVYLAAMGPLMTRLAGEIGDGWISHELCSPGYLREHILPDLTLGIDRADGKTRHDVDVVVSACCSVAADPALARRRAAGVVGFYATVRTYADFFAFHGLAEDQQAVIDAFRAGAGADHLAGSVSDRMVDALTMAGTRDDVAARIAAYDGIADTVKLSPPTHGLPAVEIRAAQDEIIALIGELTGATT; via the coding sequence ATGAGGCTCACGTACCAGCCGTGGGGGGAGACGCTCGCGGAGCTGGCCGACGCCGGGCGCCGGGCGGAACGCGCGGGCGCCGAGGTGCTGTGGGCCTCGGAGCTGCACCGGAGCGCGACCGGCACCGCCGCGGCCCTGGCCGGGGCGACGTCGACCGCACGGATCGGCACCTCGATCGTCCTGGCGTTCACCCGCAGCCCGATGATCACCGCGCTGGAGGCGCTCGACCTGGACGAGCTGTCCGGTGGCCGGTTCGTGATCGGCCTCGGCTCCGGGGTGCGCCGGCTCAACGAGCAATGGCACAACGTGCCGTTCGGCAAGCCGGTCGGTCACCTGCGCGAGACGGTCTACAACATCCGGCTGTTCTGGGACGCCTGCACCACCGGCGCCGAGATCCGTGCCGACGGCGAGTTCGAGCCGATGCACATCCGCGGTTACGAGCGGCCGTACGCCGTTCCGGAGCGGCCGATCCCGGTGTACCTGGCCGCGATGGGCCCGCTGATGACCCGGCTGGCCGGCGAGATCGGCGACGGCTGGATCAGCCACGAGCTGTGCTCACCCGGGTACCTGCGGGAGCACATCCTGCCCGACCTCACGCTCGGCATCGACCGCGCGGACGGCAAGACGCGCCACGACGTCGACGTCGTCGTCTCCGCGTGCTGCTCGGTGGCCGCCGACCCGGCGCTCGCCCGCCGCCGCGCCGCCGGTGTGGTCGGCTTCTACGCCACGGTCCGCACCTACGCCGACTTCTTCGCGTTCCACGGCCTCGCCGAGGACCAGCAGGCCGTCATCGACGCGTTCCGGGCCGGTGCCGGCGCGGACCACCTCGCGGGCAGCGTCAGCGACCGGATGGTCGACGCGCTCACCATGGCCGGCACCCGCGACGACGTCGCCGCCCGGATCGCGGCCTATGACGGCATCGCCGACACCGTGAAGCTGAGCCCGCCGACCCACGGGCTGCCGGCCGTCGAGATCCGCGCGGCCCAGGACGAGATCATCGCGCTGATCGGTGAGCTGACGGGAGCGACCACGTGA
- a CDS encoding RidA family protein translates to MTPHAIKPPSFRWFPYDGFTFCLGLAEGDAAWTSGHTSAAFDEAVGRMTVTGDMAAQARTAYEKVLTILAAAGFGPQDVTRITENVTVAGLAEYEAAAAVRREVFGDHEPVLRTVVVERLVRRTALLEVELHAVRGGGEVLAASEPRPAGTWQASTVRAGHDGAVYLPTMVPVDATGAVVHPGDFAAQYAYCLDRAGDLLTAVGLSLDAVVTTYDYSTPETRDVYRRTHRVRRERLGGAGVYPGAGGILMSRLHHPDALVAIDVTASRHPLELVNPGWSRYDTLTYAPGVRAGRTLYMSGFAALDMQTQQALHPDDIVAQAEATYGAILHLLRHAGLGPEHLLETTEYCVESALSAYRGVAGVRERLLSPPWPASTGAICKALLRPEFLLEVFPTALYPVSAPRGVAEETA, encoded by the coding sequence GTGACACCACACGCTATCAAACCGCCCTCCTTCCGCTGGTTCCCGTACGACGGCTTCACGTTCTGCCTCGGCCTCGCAGAGGGCGACGCGGCCTGGACCTCCGGCCACACCTCCGCCGCGTTCGACGAGGCCGTCGGCAGGATGACGGTCACCGGGGACATGGCGGCGCAGGCGCGCACCGCGTACGAGAAGGTGCTGACGATCCTGGCGGCCGCCGGGTTCGGGCCGCAGGACGTCACCCGAATCACCGAGAACGTGACGGTCGCCGGGCTCGCCGAGTACGAGGCGGCCGCGGCGGTCCGGCGGGAGGTCTTCGGCGACCACGAGCCCGTGCTGCGGACGGTCGTCGTCGAGCGGCTCGTGCGGCGTACCGCGCTGCTGGAGGTCGAGCTGCACGCGGTCCGCGGCGGCGGCGAGGTGCTGGCCGCCAGCGAGCCCCGGCCGGCCGGCACCTGGCAGGCCTCCACCGTGCGGGCGGGCCACGACGGTGCGGTGTACCTACCGACGATGGTCCCGGTCGACGCCACCGGCGCCGTGGTCCACCCGGGGGACTTCGCCGCGCAGTACGCCTACTGCCTGGACCGGGCGGGCGACCTGCTCACGGCGGTCGGGCTGTCCCTCGACGCGGTCGTCACGACGTACGACTACTCGACGCCGGAGACCCGCGACGTGTACCGCCGGACGCACCGCGTGCGGCGGGAACGCCTCGGCGGCGCCGGCGTCTACCCGGGCGCGGGCGGCATCCTGATGAGCCGGCTGCACCACCCGGACGCGCTCGTCGCGATCGACGTCACCGCCTCCCGGCACCCCCTGGAACTGGTCAACCCCGGCTGGTCCCGCTACGACACGCTCACCTACGCACCCGGGGTCAGGGCCGGCCGGACCCTGTACATGTCCGGGTTCGCGGCGCTGGACATGCAGACGCAGCAGGCCCTGCACCCCGACGACATCGTGGCGCAGGCCGAGGCGACGTACGGCGCGATCCTGCACCTGCTGCGCCACGCCGGCCTCGGACCGGAGCACCTGCTGGAGACAACCGAATACTGCGTCGAGTCCGCGCTGTCGGCGTACCGGGGCGTGGCCGGCGTGCGGGAACGGCTGCTCAGCCCGCCCTGGCCGGCGTCGACCGGAGCGATCTGCAAGGCCCTGCTGCGCCCCGAGTTCCTGCTCGAGGTGTTCCCGACGGCGCTGTACCCGGTATCAGCGCCGCGCGGCGTGGCGGAGGAGACGGCATGA
- a CDS encoding CaiB/BaiF CoA transferase family protein yields the protein MRPLEDLRIIAVEQYGAGPFGSVHLADLGAEVIKIEDPRAGGDVGRYVPPYAEDEDSLFFETFNRNKRSVSLDLATAAGRGVFEQLVAVSDVVYSNLRGDVPEKLRIRYDDLKHLNPRIVCVSLTGFGMTGPRKQEPGYDYVLQGLAGWMELTGEPDGPPTKSGLSLVDYSGGFVAAISLLAGVHAARRDGVGMDCDVSLYDTAVSMLTYPATWHLNAGFQPARTHHSAHPSLVPFQAFEAKDGWMVVGCAKEKFWARLCQIVGHPEWAEAGSPYATFAGRREQSSDLVPRLEAIFRQKTVDDWLTRLYAGSIPCGPINDVGAALADEHTAARNLVVTTDHPRYGEVRQLASPVRVGDETPTYRRAPQRNEDLALVTEEILGLDAQQVVALRAAGAFGDAEPAHGANTPDSLDTTATSR from the coding sequence GTGAGACCGCTGGAGGACCTGCGCATCATCGCGGTCGAGCAGTACGGTGCCGGGCCGTTCGGCAGCGTGCACCTGGCCGACCTCGGCGCCGAGGTCATCAAGATCGAGGACCCGCGGGCCGGCGGCGACGTCGGCAGGTACGTGCCGCCGTACGCCGAGGACGAGGACTCGCTCTTCTTCGAGACGTTCAACCGCAACAAGCGCAGCGTCTCTCTCGATCTGGCTACCGCCGCCGGGCGTGGCGTCTTCGAACAACTCGTCGCGGTCTCCGACGTCGTCTACTCCAACCTGCGCGGGGACGTGCCGGAGAAGCTGCGCATCCGGTACGACGACCTCAAGCACCTCAACCCGCGCATCGTGTGCGTGTCGCTGACCGGGTTCGGGATGACCGGACCGCGCAAGCAGGAACCCGGCTACGACTACGTGTTGCAGGGTCTCGCTGGCTGGATGGAGCTGACCGGTGAGCCGGACGGACCGCCCACCAAGTCCGGACTGTCACTGGTGGACTACTCGGGCGGCTTCGTGGCCGCGATCTCGCTGCTGGCCGGGGTGCACGCCGCCCGCCGCGACGGCGTCGGGATGGACTGCGACGTCAGCCTCTACGACACTGCGGTGTCGATGCTGACCTATCCCGCGACGTGGCACCTGAACGCCGGGTTCCAGCCGGCCCGCACACACCACTCGGCCCACCCGTCGCTCGTGCCGTTCCAGGCGTTCGAGGCCAAGGACGGTTGGATGGTCGTCGGCTGCGCGAAGGAGAAGTTCTGGGCCCGGCTGTGCCAGATCGTCGGCCACCCGGAGTGGGCCGAGGCCGGCTCGCCGTACGCGACCTTCGCCGGCCGGCGGGAGCAGAGCAGCGACCTGGTGCCCCGGTTGGAGGCGATCTTCCGGCAGAAGACCGTCGACGACTGGCTCACGCGGCTCTACGCCGGGTCGATCCCGTGCGGCCCGATCAACGACGTCGGCGCGGCCCTGGCGGACGAGCACACCGCCGCCCGGAACCTCGTGGTCACCACCGACCACCCCCGCTACGGCGAGGTACGGCAGCTCGCGTCCCCGGTGCGGGTCGGCGACGAGACGCCCACCTACCGCCGGGCACCGCAGCGCAACGAGGACCTGGCACTCGTCACCGAGGAGATCCTGGGCCTGGACGCGCAGCAGGTGGTGGCGCTGCGGGCCGCCGGCGCGTTCGGCGATGCCGAGCCGGCACACGGCGCGAACACCCCTGACAGCCTCGACACCACAGCCACGTCACGATGA
- a CDS encoding acyl-CoA dehydrogenase family protein, with translation MDFTLTEEQQDFRALLRTFVDREIIPVAREWEQTGRYPTEIVRGMAEMGLFGITVPEQYGGLDLDPVSFALVFEELARGWMGIAGILGSHSLACRMIAIHGTEEQKQAYLPDLATGARRSGIGLTEPDAGTDLQGIRTTARLDGDHYVVNGTKMWITNARYADPLPVLVKTDPHATPAHTGMSVLLVDATLDGFQVLRDIPKLGYKGTESCEILLDNVRVPKDRLLGGVEGVGLKQALSALEWGRVNIAARSVGIAQRAHDEALAYAQQRKAFGKHIAEFQAIQLKLATIAIQLQAARLMAYWAADAVRRGRADGQTGMAKVFCSEVALEAAIDAMKVHGGYGYSTEFEVERLYRDSILMSIGEGTNDILRTVVAKALVRGDLTV, from the coding sequence ATGGACTTCACGCTCACCGAGGAGCAGCAGGACTTCCGCGCCCTGCTCCGCACGTTCGTCGACCGGGAGATCATCCCGGTCGCGCGGGAGTGGGAGCAAACCGGGCGGTACCCGACGGAGATCGTGCGGGGGATGGCCGAGATGGGGCTGTTCGGCATCACCGTGCCCGAACAGTACGGCGGCCTCGACCTCGACCCGGTCTCGTTCGCGCTGGTGTTCGAGGAACTCGCCCGCGGCTGGATGGGCATCGCCGGCATCCTCGGCAGCCACTCCCTGGCCTGCCGGATGATCGCCATACACGGCACCGAGGAGCAGAAGCAGGCCTACCTGCCCGACCTCGCCACCGGCGCCCGGCGGAGCGGCATCGGCCTCACCGAGCCGGACGCCGGCACCGACCTGCAGGGCATCCGCACCACCGCCCGCCTCGACGGCGACCACTACGTCGTCAACGGCACCAAAATGTGGATCACCAACGCGCGGTACGCTGACCCGCTGCCGGTGCTGGTAAAGACCGACCCGCACGCCACGCCCGCGCACACCGGCATGAGCGTGCTGCTCGTCGACGCGACGCTGGACGGCTTCCAGGTCCTGCGGGACATCCCGAAGCTCGGCTACAAGGGCACCGAGTCCTGCGAGATCCTCCTCGACAACGTGCGGGTACCGAAGGACCGGTTGCTCGGTGGCGTCGAGGGCGTCGGCCTCAAGCAGGCGTTGTCCGCCCTGGAGTGGGGCCGGGTCAACATCGCCGCGCGGTCGGTCGGCATCGCGCAGCGCGCCCACGACGAGGCGCTGGCGTACGCCCAGCAGCGCAAGGCGTTCGGCAAGCACATCGCCGAGTTCCAGGCGATCCAGCTCAAGCTCGCCACCATCGCGATCCAGCTCCAGGCCGCCCGCCTGATGGCGTACTGGGCGGCCGACGCGGTCCGGCGCGGTCGCGCCGACGGGCAGACCGGGATGGCCAAGGTGTTCTGCTCGGAGGTGGCCCTCGAGGCCGCGATCGACGCGATGAAGGTGCACGGCGGCTACGGCTACTCCACCGAGTTCGAGGTCGAGCGCCTCTACCGGGACTCGATCCTGATGAGCATCGGCGAGGGCACGAACGACATCCTGCGGACCGTCGTCGCGAAGGCGCTCGTACGCGGCGACCTGACGGTCTGA
- a CDS encoding MmgE/PrpD family protein, with the protein MIAEELAEWGTGHVEVPAAVRAAALRHLLDGVGTALGGLRASPMTGEPGGRSPIPAVVVARGLGGPPEATIIGSRGRVGAPAAALANGTLVHALDFDDTHAGGLVHATAVVLPAAFAVGEQVGAPGRAVLEAAVVGYETVCRVAAAASHGFHARGLHATMVAGVFSSAIVASRLLGLDAARTTDALGIAGSQAGGLLAFLHSGASTKQLHPGFAGHAGILAARLAAAGAGGPANVLDGPHGVYDALAAGAVDLASITAELGTRWETTRIGIKPYPACQLSHAAIDAVRDAVRRGGVRSGDVASIDVDVHPDSVPTVCDTRRDLARPASPYAAKFSLPWSIAAAVVDGDLTTATYEPDSLVRPEVERVARLVRWHVAPTGGPAADAPGTARITLVDGSAVPGSVPRSAGGPDNPLTDEQLVAKFHGNAGGDTTDVIDLLSRLDELDTIEPLMAALAAAGTGRDRP; encoded by the coding sequence ATGATCGCCGAGGAGCTTGCCGAGTGGGGCACGGGCCACGTCGAAGTGCCGGCCGCGGTCCGGGCCGCAGCGCTGCGGCACCTGCTCGACGGGGTCGGAACGGCGCTGGGTGGGCTGCGCGCCAGCCCGATGACGGGGGAGCCCGGTGGGCGGTCGCCGATACCGGCCGTCGTCGTCGCCCGGGGACTCGGCGGGCCGCCGGAGGCGACGATCATCGGGTCGCGGGGCCGGGTCGGTGCGCCGGCCGCCGCGCTCGCCAACGGCACCCTCGTGCACGCACTGGACTTCGACGACACCCACGCCGGCGGCCTCGTGCACGCCACAGCCGTGGTGCTGCCGGCCGCGTTCGCCGTCGGCGAGCAGGTCGGCGCGCCCGGCCGAGCCGTGCTCGAGGCCGCCGTCGTCGGCTACGAAACCGTGTGCCGGGTCGCCGCCGCCGCGTCGCACGGCTTCCACGCCCGCGGGCTGCACGCCACGATGGTGGCCGGCGTGTTCTCCTCGGCGATCGTCGCGTCCCGGCTGCTCGGCCTCGACGCCGCGCGGACGACCGACGCGCTCGGCATCGCCGGCAGCCAGGCCGGCGGGCTCCTGGCGTTCCTGCACAGTGGAGCCTCGACGAAGCAGCTGCACCCGGGATTCGCCGGGCACGCCGGCATCCTCGCCGCCCGGCTGGCCGCGGCCGGGGCCGGCGGCCCCGCTAACGTCCTCGACGGCCCGCACGGTGTCTACGACGCACTGGCCGCCGGCGCGGTCGACCTCGCGTCCATCACCGCCGAGCTCGGCACACGCTGGGAGACCACCCGGATCGGCATCAAGCCGTACCCGGCGTGCCAACTCTCCCACGCCGCGATCGACGCGGTCCGCGACGCGGTGCGCCGCGGCGGTGTCCGTTCCGGCGACGTCGCCTCGATCGACGTCGACGTTCACCCCGACTCGGTGCCCACGGTCTGCGACACCCGGCGGGACCTGGCGCGACCGGCGTCGCCGTACGCGGCGAAGTTCTCGCTGCCGTGGAGCATCGCCGCCGCCGTCGTCGACGGTGACCTGACCACCGCAACGTACGAGCCGGACTCGCTCGTCCGACCCGAGGTGGAACGCGTTGCCCGGCTGGTGCGTTGGCACGTTGCCCCCACCGGCGGCCCCGCGGCCGACGCGCCCGGCACCGCCCGCATCACGCTCGTCGACGGCTCGGCCGTTCCCGGCAGCGTGCCACGCAGCGCGGGTGGCCCGGACAACCCGCTGACCGACGAGCAGCTCGTCGCGAAGTTCCACGGCAACGCCGGTGGCGACACCACAGACGTCATCGACCTGCTGTCCCGTCTCGACGAGCTGGACACCATCGAACCGCTCATGGCGGCGCTGGCCGCCGCCGGTACAGGCAGGGACCGCCCGTGA
- a CDS encoding MaoC/PaaZ C-terminal domain-containing protein has product MTPPVPPNIGAALPTLERTITLTDMVAYAGATWDWYRLHFDSEFVAAARVPGPVVDGQVFGALFVELLQDALGPRCFVHELSFTFRNLMFAGETVRCEATVVEVGADRVRVELAATILASEYGPQRPAVRPAHATVLLGTADGPGAQ; this is encoded by the coding sequence ATGACACCTCCGGTGCCACCGAACATCGGGGCTGCGCTGCCCACGCTGGAGCGCACCATCACGCTCACCGACATGGTCGCCTACGCCGGCGCCACCTGGGACTGGTACCGCCTGCACTTCGACAGCGAGTTCGTGGCCGCCGCGCGGGTCCCGGGCCCGGTCGTGGACGGGCAGGTGTTCGGGGCGCTCTTCGTCGAGCTGCTGCAGGACGCGCTCGGTCCACGCTGCTTCGTGCACGAGCTGTCGTTCACGTTCCGGAACCTGATGTTCGCCGGCGAGACCGTGCGGTGCGAGGCGACAGTGGTCGAGGTCGGCGCCGACCGCGTCCGGGTCGAACTCGCCGCCACGATCCTGGCCAGCGAGTACGGCCCGCAACGGCCCGCCGTCCGCCCTGCCCACGCGACGGTCCTGCTGGGCACGGCCGACGGGCCGGGCGCGCAGTGA
- a CDS encoding FAS1-like dehydratase domain-containing protein, whose protein sequence is MSLLTDDLRALLGTRKVYTAPEPLGAAAGRYFGMAVGDDNPLYSDPEFARAQGLPGVTAPPTLICETNQYANLPMDSDGYAGHSWHLDLPGTRQVRGGNSYTFHRRVRPDDVITASWEIHDLTEKRTRTGADMLVVSSRATYTNQDGELLAVNEETIILVGLDGAA, encoded by the coding sequence ATGAGCCTGCTGACCGACGATCTGCGTGCACTGCTGGGCACGAGGAAGGTCTACACCGCGCCGGAACCGCTCGGCGCCGCGGCCGGCCGGTACTTCGGCATGGCCGTCGGCGACGACAACCCGCTCTACTCCGACCCCGAGTTCGCCCGCGCGCAGGGCCTGCCGGGCGTGACCGCCCCACCGACGCTCATCTGCGAGACCAACCAGTACGCGAACCTCCCGATGGACAGCGACGGCTATGCGGGGCACTCCTGGCACCTCGACCTCCCCGGTACCCGCCAGGTCCGCGGCGGCAACAGCTACACGTTTCACCGCCGGGTACGCCCCGACGACGTCATCACCGCGAGCTGGGAGATCCACGACCTGACCGAGAAGCGGACCCGCACCGGCGCGGACATGCTCGTGGTCTCCTCGCGCGCGACGTACACCAACCAGGACGGCGAACTGCTCGCCGTCAACGAGGAGACGATCATCCTGGTCGGCCTGGACGGTGCCGCATGA
- a CDS encoding MaoC family dehydratase — protein MGLKQGWTGRFFEDFEIGDVYQHPLGRTVTETDNTWFTLLTMNTNEMHFNAEYAARSEFGKPLVVSTLTVAIAVGQSVTDLTQNAFANLGWDEIRMTHPVFAGDTLYSESLVLEKRESASRPHAGIVTVRTRTLNQHGDEVCSFKRTFYVYRRGAEQLENLFPVGKSPLSLDGDSKETA, from the coding sequence ATGGGGCTCAAGCAAGGCTGGACCGGGCGGTTCTTCGAGGACTTCGAAATCGGAGACGTCTACCAGCATCCGCTGGGACGCACCGTCACGGAGACCGACAACACCTGGTTCACGCTGCTGACCATGAACACCAACGAGATGCACTTCAACGCCGAGTACGCCGCACGGTCGGAGTTCGGCAAGCCGCTCGTGGTGTCGACGCTCACGGTGGCCATCGCGGTCGGGCAGAGCGTCACCGACCTGACCCAGAACGCGTTCGCGAACCTCGGCTGGGACGAGATCCGGATGACCCACCCGGTGTTCGCCGGTGACACGCTCTACAGCGAGTCACTCGTGCTGGAGAAGCGCGAGTCCGCGTCCCGCCCGCATGCCGGCATCGTCACGGTGCGCACCCGCACGCTGAACCAGCACGGCGACGAGGTCTGCTCCTTCAAGCGCACGTTCTACGTGTACCGCCGGGGCGCCGAACAGCTGGAAAACCTCTTCCCGGTGGGGAAGTCCCCACTCTCCCTCGACGGCGACAGCAAGGAAACGGCATGA
- a CDS encoding Zn-ribbon domain-containing OB-fold protein, giving the protein MHVPPPDDVTAGWWDATREHRYTLQTCGSCGHVQHPPRALCTACSSMVDLGFVEASGHGVVDTFTVVHRAPVPGAAVPYTIARVRLTEGPLVLSTLEGQDWRIGDPVRVGWLDLDDGRALPVFHR; this is encoded by the coding sequence ATGCACGTGCCGCCACCCGACGACGTGACGGCCGGCTGGTGGGACGCCACCCGGGAGCACCGCTACACGCTGCAGACCTGCGGGTCCTGCGGGCACGTCCAGCATCCGCCGCGTGCGCTGTGCACCGCCTGCTCGTCGATGGTGGATCTCGGGTTCGTCGAGGCGTCCGGCCACGGCGTCGTGGACACGTTCACCGTGGTGCACCGGGCACCCGTGCCGGGGGCTGCCGTGCCGTACACGATCGCCCGGGTCCGGCTCACCGAGGGACCACTCGTGCTGTCCACCCTCGAAGGGCAGGACTGGCGGATCGGTGACCCGGTCCGTGTCGGTTGGCTCGACCTCGACGACGGCCGGGCGCTGCCGGTCTTCCACCGCTGA
- a CDS encoding questin oxidase family protein produces the protein MTSFVLDEAYERVRHTGPERNGWLSNHAPMAVEALAYRGHEQAVHRWIDGYADRLEERPRGIRPIPGDEWRDPLGDPVRTGDWLNYFDRELAGEPWREVLVRWWPRLLPGIAAGATHGVIRVGHAVRALLDEETQPRVAELGQGLAYWAARWQPLAPPGAGPYPTTDARSALDAVPRVPDQRSGIRARLAQLADLSRWPSAAGAVPGNNTDDVPTRLAGIVDAAVVRHGTHGYASPVMLVHAATAPNAVLRALPALPQALWVPSLAAAWAATAAVTAAYAPAEARPAPSAGTNLSLGQVMRRATDSGDAHAIKFIDALSDTYTRSGDSALLAIAAQSVEQIAAD, from the coding sequence ATGACGAGTTTCGTCCTCGACGAGGCGTACGAACGGGTGCGCCACACTGGTCCGGAGCGCAACGGTTGGCTGTCCAACCACGCCCCGATGGCGGTCGAGGCCCTGGCCTACCGCGGCCACGAGCAGGCAGTGCACCGATGGATTGATGGTTACGCGGACAGGCTGGAAGAGCGGCCACGTGGTATTCGGCCCATCCCAGGTGACGAGTGGCGCGACCCGCTCGGCGACCCGGTTCGTACCGGAGACTGGCTGAACTATTTCGACCGCGAGTTGGCCGGCGAACCCTGGCGGGAGGTGTTGGTCCGGTGGTGGCCGCGCCTGCTACCTGGCATAGCCGCCGGCGCGACCCACGGCGTCATCCGGGTCGGCCACGCCGTACGCGCGTTGCTCGACGAGGAGACCCAGCCGCGCGTCGCCGAACTCGGTCAGGGGCTGGCCTACTGGGCCGCCCGGTGGCAGCCCCTCGCGCCACCTGGCGCCGGGCCGTATCCGACAACCGACGCCCGGTCCGCGCTCGACGCGGTACCCCGCGTACCCGACCAGCGGTCCGGCATTCGAGCCCGCCTCGCCCAACTGGCCGACCTGAGCCGGTGGCCTTCCGCAGCCGGCGCGGTGCCCGGAAACAACACGGACGACGTGCCGACACGGCTCGCGGGGATCGTCGACGCCGCGGTGGTCCGGCACGGCACCCACGGGTACGCGAGCCCTGTCATGCTCGTCCACGCCGCGACCGCGCCGAACGCGGTCCTGCGTGCGTTGCCGGCTCTACCGCAGGCGCTCTGGGTGCCGAGCCTCGCCGCCGCCTGGGCGGCAACAGCTGCCGTTACTGCCGCTTACGCCCCGGCCGAGGCGCGGCCCGCCCCGTCCGCTGGCACCAACCTGAGCCTCGGTCAGGTCATGCGCCGCGCAACAGACAGCGGAGACGCGCACGCGATCAAGTTCATTGATGCCTTGAGCGACACGTACACCCGATCCGGAGATTCCGCACTGCTCGCCATCGCCGCGCAATCCGTCGAGCAGATCGCCGCCGACTAG
- a CDS encoding acetyl-CoA acetyltransferase: MAIVGAAECDLGSTGKSTLTLQTQAVTRALADAGLTLADVDGLATTGVSRFSTTQLAEYLGQQPRWVDSTFVGGSAAEMMVARATQAIDAGQASTVVISFASNQRSARSRSLGGIVEEHTPEAQFEAPYAPLYPLSYYAMAAQQYFHRYGGTREKLAEIAVAAREWALLNPAAFRYGAGPLTVDDVLAAPMVSSPLTVADCCLVTDGGGAVVITTLDRARDLRHPPVRVLGYGERSTNTSMTAVEDLTVAGARESGREAFARAGITPADVDVLEVYDSFTITAALSIEALGFCGPGEVLDFIQGGRIRPGGELALDTSGGGLSYCHPGQYGVLLLVEAVRQLRGEAGARQVPDARVAVAHGTGGILSTHATVVLGVR, encoded by the coding sequence GTGGCGATCGTGGGCGCGGCCGAGTGCGACCTCGGCAGCACCGGGAAGTCCACGCTCACGCTTCAGACCCAGGCCGTCACCCGGGCGCTCGCCGACGCCGGGCTGACCCTCGCCGACGTCGACGGACTGGCCACCACCGGAGTGTCCCGCTTCTCCACCACACAGCTCGCCGAGTATCTCGGGCAGCAGCCCCGCTGGGTCGACTCGACGTTCGTCGGCGGGTCGGCCGCCGAGATGATGGTCGCCCGCGCCACCCAGGCCATCGACGCCGGTCAGGCATCCACAGTGGTCATCAGCTTCGCGTCGAACCAGCGCTCCGCGCGCTCGCGCAGCCTCGGCGGGATCGTCGAGGAGCACACCCCGGAGGCCCAGTTCGAGGCGCCGTACGCCCCGTTGTACCCGCTGTCGTACTACGCGATGGCGGCGCAGCAGTACTTCCACCGGTACGGCGGCACGCGGGAGAAGCTGGCCGAGATCGCGGTCGCCGCCAGGGAGTGGGCGCTGCTCAACCCGGCCGCGTTCCGCTACGGCGCCGGGCCGCTGACCGTCGACGACGTGCTCGCCGCGCCGATGGTCTCCAGCCCGCTGACCGTCGCCGACTGCTGCCTGGTGACCGACGGCGGCGGAGCGGTCGTGATCACCACGCTCGACCGGGCCCGCGACCTGCGGCACCCGCCGGTACGGGTCCTCGGGTACGGCGAACGGTCGACGAACACGTCGATGACCGCTGTCGAGGACCTGACGGTCGCCGGCGCGCGCGAGTCCGGCCGGGAGGCGTTCGCCCGGGCCGGCATCACACCGGCTGACGTGGACGTGCTGGAGGTGTACGACTCGTTCACCATCACGGCCGCGCTCAGCATCGAGGCACTGGGCTTCTGCGGACCGGGGGAGGTGCTCGACTTCATACAGGGCGGCCGGATCCGTCCCGGCGGTGAGTTGGCGCTGGACACCTCCGGCGGTGGCCTGTCGTACTGCCATCCCGGTCAGTACGGGGTGCTGCTGCTGGTGGAGGCGGTCCGCCAACTGCGCGGCGAGGCGGGAGCCCGGCAGGTGCCCGACGCCCGGGTGGCCGTGGCGCACGGCACCGGCGGGATCCTGTCCACGCACGCGACGGTCGTGCTGGGGGTGCGGTGA